One stretch of Acidobacteriota bacterium DNA includes these proteins:
- a CDS encoding peptide chain release factor 2 (programmed frameshift), translating into MIDEREREFVELKSKISIFGVIFDAPGKREEFAALEKQIADPAFWNDPTQTQKILQRRKRLEEVIHQDAELARGQSDIEVMFELAHEGEDVAKDLATQYDLLKDKVLATETRILLSGETDHSNAILTIHAGAGGTEACDWAEMLLRMYIRWAERQGFRADLVEFSEGEETGYKSATVEITGEYAFGLAKSEVGVHRLVRLSPFDALKKRHTSFASVFVIPEIDDNIAVDIREEDLKIDTYRSGGAGGQHVNTTDSAVRMTHLPTGLIAQCQNERSQHKNRATALKILRARIYEHELAKKQAVSRKVEDAKMGINFGSQIRSYVLHPYRLVKDVRTKVEVGDADSVLDGNIDPFIRAYLLSLRSGTAPAE; encoded by the exons ATGATCGACGAACGCGAGCGGGAGTTTGTAGAACTCAAAAGCAAGATC TCGATATTCGGAGTTATCTTTGACGCTCCTGGCAAGCGGGAGGAGTTCGCCGCGCTAGAGAAGCAGATCGCCGACCCCGCGTTCTGGAACGACCCTACCCAAACCCAGAAAATACTCCAGCGCCGCAAGCGCCTGGAAGAAGTCATCCATCAGGATGCGGAGTTGGCGCGTGGCCAGTCGGACATCGAAGTGATGTTCGAACTCGCGCACGAAGGCGAGGACGTCGCCAAGGATCTGGCCACTCAATACGATCTGCTAAAAGACAAAGTCCTGGCGACGGAAACGCGCATTCTGCTCTCCGGCGAAACGGACCACTCGAATGCGATTCTGACCATCCACGCGGGAGCGGGCGGCACCGAGGCCTGCGACTGGGCCGAGATGCTGCTGCGCATGTATATTCGATGGGCGGAGCGTCAGGGCTTCCGCGCCGATTTGGTGGAGTTCAGCGAGGGCGAGGAAACCGGCTACAAGTCTGCCACGGTTGAAATCACCGGAGAGTACGCCTTCGGTTTGGCGAAAAGCGAGGTGGGCGTTCACCGCCTGGTGCGGCTCTCGCCGTTCGATGCACTGAAAAAGCGCCACACTTCCTTTGCGAGCGTCTTCGTAATTCCTGAGATCGACGACAACATCGCCGTGGACATCCGCGAAGAGGACCTGAAGATCGACACCTACCGCTCCGGCGGAGCTGGCGGGCAGCACGTCAACACTACGGACTCGGCAGTGCGCATGACCCATCTGCCCACCGGGCTGATCGCACAGTGCCAGAACGAACGTTCCCAGCACAAGAACCGCGCCACCGCGTTGAAGATTCTGCGCGCGCGCATCTATGAGCATGAACTGGCCAAGAAGCAGGCTGTTTCCAGGAAAGTGGAAGACGCCAAAATGGGCATCAACTTCGGCAGCCAGATTCGCTCCTATGTGCTTCACCCTTACCGTTTGGTGAAGGATGTTCGCACCAAGGTGGAAGTGGGCGACGCCGACAGCGTGCTGGACGGCAACATCGATCCGTTCATCCGCGCTTATCTGCTGAGCCTGCGCTCAGGAACCGCCCCGGCGGAGTAG
- a CDS encoding amidase, translated as MNLADVAAQVRNKQISPVELTEQALQRIAQLNPLLNAFITITAESALREARQAESEIMKGENRGPLHGIPISVKDLMYTAGVRTTAGSKIMADFIPDHDAVVVTKLREAGAVMVGKTAMHEFAYGITNDNPHYGPTRNPWNPQRVSGGSSGGAGVAVATEMCFAALGTDTGGSIRIPGSFCGVAGLKPSFGRISCRGVYPLGPTLDHVGPMARSVVDAGILYQVLSGFDPEDGYSADRPATEISLRKSLQGLRVGVAEDYFNRDVHPEVARLFSRVPAVMEDLGASISTVKLPDMAALTEVSRTALLVEGHAGHAQHLAERPDELGADVRLIIERGKEISARDYVLAQLARNQFRIALEKVFASVDVLITPATPLTAFPIGTRNVMLGKTEEDARTAATRFTRCFNASGHPALSVCCGFDADSLPVGLQIVGRMWDEASVLHAGYAYEQATEWHTRRPPVI; from the coding sequence ATGAATCTAGCCGATGTCGCCGCGCAGGTGCGCAATAAACAAATTTCGCCAGTCGAGCTGACCGAGCAGGCGCTCCAGCGCATCGCACAACTCAATCCTCTTCTGAACGCCTTCATTACCATCACCGCCGAGTCCGCGCTGCGCGAAGCCCGCCAGGCTGAGAGCGAAATCATGAAGGGCGAAAATCGCGGACCCTTGCACGGCATTCCCATTAGCGTGAAAGATTTGATGTACACCGCCGGCGTGCGCACCACGGCAGGCTCGAAGATAATGGCGGACTTCATCCCCGATCACGACGCAGTCGTAGTTACGAAATTGCGCGAGGCCGGCGCAGTGATGGTGGGCAAGACCGCTATGCACGAGTTCGCTTACGGGATTACCAACGATAATCCTCACTACGGCCCAACCCGCAATCCTTGGAACCCACAGCGTGTTTCTGGCGGATCGAGCGGCGGCGCCGGCGTGGCCGTGGCCACCGAGATGTGCTTCGCCGCTCTCGGCACAGACACCGGCGGCTCCATCCGCATCCCCGGATCGTTCTGCGGCGTCGCCGGACTCAAGCCTAGCTTCGGGCGCATCAGTTGCCGCGGCGTCTATCCGCTGGGACCGACGCTCGATCACGTGGGACCGATGGCCCGCTCCGTGGTGGACGCGGGCATCCTCTATCAAGTGCTGTCTGGATTCGATCCCGAGGATGGCTACTCCGCCGACCGCCCGGCGACGGAGATCAGTCTGCGGAAATCCCTGCAAGGCCTGCGCGTGGGAGTCGCGGAGGATTACTTCAATCGCGATGTACACCCGGAAGTCGCGCGACTGTTCAGCCGCGTGCCAGCGGTGATGGAAGACCTCGGCGCGAGCATCTCCACTGTGAAACTGCCGGACATGGCCGCGCTGACGGAAGTCAGCCGCACGGCTTTGCTGGTGGAAGGACATGCGGGACACGCGCAGCATCTTGCCGAGCGGCCTGATGAACTTGGCGCGGACGTACGGCTCATCATCGAGCGTGGCAAGGAAATCTCCGCCCGCGATTACGTACTGGCTCAACTGGCCCGCAACCAATTTCGTATCGCGCTCGAAAAAGTATTCGCAAGCGTGGATGTACTCATCACGCCCGCCACGCCGCTCACGGCGTTTCCCATTGGGACCAGGAACGTAATGCTAGGTAAGACCGAGGAGGACGCGAGGACGGCGGCAACACGTTTTACGCGCTGCTTCAACGCCTCCGGCCACCCCGCGCTTTCAGTTTGTTGTGGATTCGACGCGGACAGCCTGCCAGTTGGGTTGCAGATTGTCGGACGCATGTGGGACGAAGCCAGCGTGCTGCACGCCGGCTACGCCTACGAGCAAGCCACCGAATGGCACACCCGCCGCCCGCCTGTCATCTAG
- the glnA gene encoding type I glutamate--ammonia ligase yields MISSDALNMLREEKVELLLLQFTDILGSIKTVEIPANRFDHALAGEVIFDGSALEGFHRTIESELLLKPDLETLRISAAVAGETRAARLTCDVHDLDHSAFEGCPRTRLKLMIEQYSKLGYAVLIAPEIEFFLFQRDAQMKPTTRTEDPGSYFDLVPHDRGEQTRRRIVSQMQATGHVVEAGHHEIAPGQHEIDLRETPALQMADIIASMRMLTRSVASAAGLHATFMPKPIYGRDGSGMHLHIQVLKGSKNVFEDAKDEHGLSETGKQFIAGLLAHARGFTAVTNPLINSYKRLVQGFESPTHLVWSERNVNPLVRVPPNRGNQTRCELRSPDPSCNPYLAFATVLRAGLHGIEEKLDPGPPISKNIYRMSARERARFNIDPLPADLHEASVALRKDKIVQESLGPVIYRYLMEAQQALWKDYSSHVHPWELEHYLAYY; encoded by the coding sequence ATGATCAGCTCCGATGCTCTGAATATGCTACGCGAGGAGAAGGTAGAACTGCTGCTCTTGCAGTTTACCGACATCCTTGGATCCATCAAGACCGTGGAGATCCCCGCGAACCGCTTCGATCATGCTCTGGCTGGCGAGGTCATATTTGACGGCTCGGCGCTGGAAGGATTCCATCGCACCATCGAGTCGGAGCTGCTACTGAAGCCAGACTTGGAGACCTTGCGCATCTCGGCTGCGGTGGCTGGCGAGACTCGCGCGGCGCGGCTGACCTGCGATGTCCACGATCTGGATCATTCCGCATTCGAAGGATGTCCGCGCACCAGACTAAAACTCATGATCGAGCAATACAGCAAGCTCGGCTACGCAGTCCTGATCGCGCCGGAGATCGAGTTCTTTCTCTTCCAGCGCGACGCGCAGATGAAGCCGACCACGCGCACGGAGGACCCCGGCAGCTACTTTGATCTGGTTCCGCATGATCGCGGCGAGCAAACGCGCCGCCGCATCGTCTCCCAAATGCAGGCCACAGGCCATGTCGTTGAGGCCGGGCACCATGAGATCGCGCCCGGTCAGCATGAGATCGATCTGCGGGAAACTCCGGCATTGCAGATGGCCGACATCATCGCTTCCATGCGCATGCTGACGCGCTCCGTGGCCAGCGCGGCGGGCCTTCACGCTACATTTATGCCGAAGCCAATCTATGGCCGCGACGGCTCGGGCATGCATCTGCATATCCAGGTGCTCAAGGGCAGCAAAAACGTTTTTGAGGATGCCAAGGATGAGCACGGGCTGAGCGAAACAGGCAAGCAGTTCATCGCGGGACTGCTGGCCCATGCGCGTGGATTCACGGCGGTAACCAACCCGCTGATCAATTCGTATAAGCGGTTGGTGCAGGGCTTTGAATCGCCCACGCATCTGGTTTGGTCGGAACGCAACGTGAATCCGCTGGTGCGCGTGCCACCCAATCGCGGCAATCAGACTCGCTGCGAGCTGCGCAGCCCCGATCCATCCTGCAATCCCTATTTGGCTTTCGCTACCGTACTGCGCGCGGGACTGCACGGCATTGAGGAAAAGCTGGACCCCGGCCCGCCCATCAGCAAGAACATCTACCGCATGAGTGCCCGCGAGCGCGCACGCTTCAATATTGACCCGCTGCCGGCCGATCTGCATGAGGCCAGTGTCGCATTGCGCAAGGACAAAATCGTGCAGGAGAGCCTCGGCCCGGTGATCTATCGCTATTTGATGGAAGCCCAGCAGGCGTTATGGAAGGACTACTCGTCGCACGTCCATCCCTGGGAGCTGGAACACTATCTGGCGTACTACTAA
- a CDS encoding P-II family nitrogen regulator — protein MKKLECIIRPHKLEEVREALDKVDVHGMTVTEVRGFGRQKGHAEHYRGVEYKAEFQPKLKLEILVRDDQAADAAKTVQDVAKTGKFGDGKIFISPVEDVIRIRTGDHGEQAL, from the coding sequence ATGAAAAAACTAGAGTGCATCATCCGGCCGCATAAGCTCGAGGAAGTTCGGGAGGCGCTGGACAAGGTGGACGTGCACGGCATGACCGTAACGGAAGTGCGCGGATTCGGACGGCAGAAGGGCCACGCCGAGCACTATCGCGGCGTGGAGTACAAAGCCGAGTTCCAGCCCAAGCTCAAGCTGGAGATTCTCGTCCGCGATGACCAGGCCGCCGACGCCGCCAAGACCGTGCAGGACGTCGCCAAGACCGGCAAGTTCGGCGACGGTAAGATCTTCATCTCCCCGGTCGAGGACGTCATCCGCATCCGCACCGGCGACCACGGCGAACAAGCTCTCTAA
- a CDS encoding APC family permease — MITWLKHLLVGRPLDSSEEGEQKLSKKAALAVFASDSLSSTAYATEAILLALVAAGTATFQLAVPAAIMIIVLLWIVVISYGQTLETYPTGGGAYTVAKENLGVYAALVGGAALLIDYILTVAVSVAAGIAAITSAFPSMFPHRVALCLLAIGVMMWLNLRGVKESAGVLAGPVYLFIAAAYGLCVIALFVSPGSAESLATPVQAAATSGEAFSFFILLKAFASGCTALTGVEAVANGVQAFKEPAARNAKITQMVMGVILGSLFLGITAATAHHHLSPVEGETILSQLARLSFGHGTIYYIFQAATMGILVLAANTAFAGFPRLTSYIASDRFLPRQFANLGDRLVFSNGIIFLGFTAAALVVLYDASEHNLIPLYTVGVFVAFTLSQAGMVAHWWRVRGNGYIWRMCLNGLGAFTTSTVLVIVAAAKFTHGAWMVLVTIPALVWMFMRIRRHYFEVATELSVATYDRLSVLRHTVVVPVPGVNRASLGAIEYARSLSKDVLAVQVNVDNDDPEKLIAQWQHWVEDVPLIVLNSPYRSMLKPLLRFIDEVGAFKENDVVTVLLPEFVPSRWWHRLLHNQNGLILRGALSFKPNVVVTSVRRHMKQ, encoded by the coding sequence TTGATCACATGGCTTAAGCATCTATTAGTTGGTCGCCCGCTCGACTCTTCCGAGGAGGGCGAGCAGAAACTTTCCAAGAAGGCCGCCCTGGCCGTCTTCGCATCGGACAGCCTGTCGTCGACTGCCTATGCAACTGAGGCAATTCTATTGGCGCTGGTGGCGGCGGGCACGGCGACCTTCCAGTTGGCCGTTCCCGCCGCGATCATGATCATTGTCCTGCTGTGGATTGTGGTCATCTCCTACGGGCAGACGCTGGAAACTTATCCCACCGGCGGCGGCGCCTATACCGTAGCCAAGGAAAACCTTGGCGTGTACGCGGCACTGGTGGGCGGCGCTGCGCTGCTGATCGACTACATTCTCACCGTCGCCGTGAGCGTTGCGGCGGGCATTGCCGCCATCACTTCGGCGTTTCCTTCCATGTTCCCTCATCGTGTGGCACTGTGCCTGCTGGCCATTGGCGTCATGATGTGGCTGAACCTGCGCGGAGTGAAAGAATCAGCCGGTGTGCTGGCCGGCCCGGTCTATCTTTTCATCGCTGCCGCGTACGGGCTTTGCGTCATCGCTTTATTCGTTTCGCCCGGCAGCGCGGAGTCCCTGGCCACCCCTGTGCAGGCCGCAGCGACCTCCGGGGAGGCATTCTCGTTCTTCATTTTGTTGAAAGCCTTTGCCTCTGGCTGCACCGCGCTGACCGGCGTGGAGGCCGTCGCCAACGGCGTGCAGGCTTTCAAGGAACCCGCAGCACGCAACGCCAAGATTACGCAAATGGTCATGGGCGTGATTCTCGGCTCACTCTTCCTGGGTATTACCGCCGCCACTGCCCACCACCACCTGTCGCCGGTGGAGGGCGAGACCATTCTTTCGCAACTAGCTCGCTTGAGTTTTGGGCATGGCACGATCTATTACATATTTCAGGCCGCGACGATGGGCATTCTAGTTCTAGCCGCGAACACCGCCTTTGCCGGATTTCCACGTTTGACTTCCTACATTGCCAGCGACCGCTTTCTGCCCCGGCAGTTCGCCAACCTGGGTGATCGGCTCGTTTTTTCCAACGGCATCATCTTTCTCGGTTTTACCGCAGCCGCCCTGGTAGTGCTCTATGACGCCAGCGAGCACAATCTGATTCCCCTCTACACGGTGGGCGTTTTCGTGGCGTTCACTTTGTCGCAGGCCGGCATGGTTGCTCACTGGTGGCGTGTGCGCGGCAATGGTTATATCTGGCGAATGTGCCTGAATGGATTAGGGGCTTTCACCACCTCGACCGTTCTGGTGATCGTGGCGGCGGCCAAATTTACTCATGGGGCATGGATGGTTCTGGTGACTATCCCAGCGCTCGTATGGATGTTTATGCGCATCCGACGGCATTACTTTGAAGTCGCCACGGAACTCTCGGTTGCCACCTATGACCGTCTCAGCGTACTGCGGCATACCGTCGTCGTCCCCGTGCCTGGCGTCAATCGCGCCAGCCTGGGTGCCATTGAGTACGCCCGCTCACTCTCCAAAGATGTGCTGGCCGTGCAGGTAAATGTCGACAACGACGACCCGGAAAAGCTGATCGCTCAATGGCAGCATTGGGTCGAGGACGTGCCGCTCATCGTTCTCAATTCCCCGTACCGCTCCATGCTGAAACCTTTGCTGCGCTTTATCGATGAGGTTGGCGCGTTCAAGGAAAATGATGTGGTCACCGTGCTGCTGCCTGAGTTCGTTCCATCCCGGTGGTGGCACCGCCTGCTGCATAATCAGAATGGCCTGATCCTGCGCGGCGCTCTCTCCTTCAAGCCCAACGTGGTGGTAACCAGCGTCCGCCGCCACATGAAGCAGTAA
- the lnt gene encoding apolipoprotein N-acyltransferase produces the protein MADQPREDSPSLVPVMLAASSGALLALAFPKFNLLPLGMVALLPLLIHGAREASGARRFLGGFLGGTLFFAGTCYWLYPVQREYGGLSAMEASGVLLLLVVVMALYWGIFGWLAGRCWKLSWGPLAVPFLWVALEYARAHALTGFPWLLTGYLLTDYFPLARLARWTGVYGLSYLTVAIPVAILWPFLKPSKLAALHLLALLGLVGALAFVPVDALPVADQSAFLVQTNVPQQVAFEKWDAQSQAPLFERLAKLTLDAVPEQKTPSLVVWPEMPAHFYFHEDGFTRPYAQRLARQTNSHFLMGIVAFVPGSQREKALNSSVLLAPNGGLVSQYDKIHLVPFGEYVPWRERLSFARSLTAEVSDFTAGRKHVVSPIPGGQLATFICYEAIFPDLIRRFVNDGAGVLVNLSNDGWFGDSAARHQHLLMARMRAIENDRYILLATNTGMTAVIAPDGRIVSELPPDQAGVLKASWAFGTARTFYTEYGDLFAMGSSGLALLGCFFALAQREEGAGRGKRGDAKSAHPLKKADKKRK, from the coding sequence TTGGCAGATCAGCCGCGCGAAGATTCTCCATCACTCGTTCCCGTCATGCTGGCCGCGAGCTCGGGCGCATTGCTCGCGCTGGCCTTCCCTAAATTCAACTTGCTCCCTCTGGGCATGGTCGCGCTGTTGCCGCTGCTGATTCACGGGGCGCGCGAGGCCTCCGGCGCGCGCCGCTTCCTCGGCGGTTTTCTGGGCGGGACGCTTTTCTTCGCCGGAACATGCTATTGGCTCTACCCCGTGCAGCGCGAGTACGGCGGGCTGAGCGCCATGGAAGCCAGCGGCGTTCTGCTGCTGCTGGTCGTCGTGATGGCACTCTACTGGGGAATCTTTGGCTGGCTGGCGGGCCGCTGCTGGAAATTATCCTGGGGACCGCTTGCTGTTCCATTTCTCTGGGTGGCCCTGGAATACGCGCGCGCGCACGCGCTGACAGGTTTTCCGTGGCTGCTCACCGGATATCTTCTGACGGACTATTTCCCACTGGCGAGGCTCGCCCGCTGGACCGGAGTGTATGGCCTTTCCTATTTGACCGTGGCCATTCCGGTCGCGATCCTGTGGCCGTTTCTCAAGCCGTCGAAGCTCGCCGCGCTACATTTGCTGGCCTTGTTGGGACTTGTCGGAGCCCTCGCTTTCGTTCCCGTGGACGCGCTGCCCGTCGCGGATCAATCGGCCTTTCTGGTGCAGACCAACGTCCCGCAACAGGTTGCGTTTGAGAAATGGGATGCGCAGTCACAGGCGCCGCTGTTCGAGCGGCTGGCCAAGCTCACGCTCGACGCGGTCCCCGAGCAAAAAACTCCATCGCTAGTCGTCTGGCCGGAGATGCCCGCGCATTTCTATTTCCACGAAGACGGTTTCACGCGACCCTACGCGCAACGGCTGGCGCGCCAGACCAACAGCCATTTCCTGATGGGCATCGTAGCCTTCGTCCCTGGCTCCCAACGCGAGAAGGCCCTGAACAGTTCCGTGCTGCTGGCTCCCAACGGCGGGCTGGTTTCGCAATATGATAAAATCCACTTGGTGCCGTTTGGCGAATACGTACCCTGGCGCGAGCGGCTCAGTTTTGCACGCTCACTTACCGCGGAGGTTTCGGATTTTACCGCGGGGCGGAAGCATGTGGTCAGCCCGATTCCCGGTGGCCAACTGGCTACGTTCATTTGCTACGAAGCGATCTTTCCTGATCTGATTCGACGCTTCGTTAATGATGGGGCAGGCGTGTTGGTGAATCTATCCAACGACGGCTGGTTTGGAGATTCCGCCGCCCGCCACCAGCACCTCTTGATGGCGCGCATGAGGGCCATTGAAAATGACCGCTACATTCTGCTGGCAACCAATACGGGCATGACCGCCGTGATAGCCCCGGATGGCCGGATTGTCTCGGAGTTGCCGCCGGATCAGGCTGGCGTGTTGAAGGCTAGCTGGGCGTTTGGCACGGCCCGGACGTTTTACACCGAGTACGGCGACCTGTTCGCCATGGGCTCCAGCGGCCTCGCGCTGCTGGGCTGTTTTTTTGCACTCGCCCAACGCGAGGAAGGCGCAGGGCGTGGCAAGCGTGGCGACGCTAAAAGTGCCCACCCACTGAAGAAAGCTGACAAGAAGAGGAAGTAA
- the glnD gene encoding [protein-PII] uridylyltransferase, with product MKVDLQQILQRAEQRLGGVSEATAEESLRLMRSFLKMESHRLRMLHRYGLTGWEVASSRAQVVDAIIIHAYRMALARYPDRDKVKPANLAVSVIAVGGYGRGELCPESDVDLLILHNKQSDDFGKFMAHELVYLLWDINLKVGHSYRTAQQCLAFAMDDASAENALLDARLLTGSKELCDELLGIMARHWAGQSRKFVERKQEEIRERYGKLGETVFLLEPNVKESPGGQRDYHMMHWLARGAWQLPDAEGLVGLGVLSKAEFERARRGYDWILRVRNDLHYTTGRRIDQLNFAAQSDVARNLGFAGLEHILAQEQFMRQYFLHAEHVHQALRQTLAAALREKGKRRQQVLVELPQGLNLLRTDGELRLADAGGPKFPNTPADMMRVFSTAQQLQLVPGEDIISSVRTHLPLVRGHWHRDHEMASLFLKILRKPGAVAPALRAMHSSGLLGKYLPEFGHVTKLMQYDHYHRYTIDEHTLHAIGLLDEIWTNPPASMERYRAATYHIQDSAPLYLGLLFHDVGKGLGGDHSNKGAQRAIAACERLGLPAEKVAQVDLLVRQHLILSHLSQRRDLSDRRVAQQVAEVVRDEETLSMLTLLTYADTAAVAPEVWNDWKNSLLWELYEKTHLELLGREAATAQEEEQLREMRAQVSRLLIDSPATSDASLGDRPSTAELAQVWTDGHLARMPHRYPLGMRPELIMRQILLARRAVKGEPAVAFLPFPEQGFTVLLLCCPDVRGLFARVAGTLAALEVNILGARLDTRQDGIAVDMLWISTPRGDAIEEPARLRRIAATLENVLKGAQSVEELVGRMTERPAAPAHRAPRMTLNNEISDQCTVIEVLGEDRLGFAYSIATCLNHLGLNINFAKLSTEKSMAFDVFYLTDAQGKKIPEASWGAIVVKVNEALQPPAPAPPA from the coding sequence ATGAAGGTTGATCTCCAACAAATATTGCAGCGGGCCGAGCAACGGCTCGGCGGAGTGTCGGAAGCCACGGCGGAGGAATCGCTGCGTCTGATGCGCAGCTTCCTCAAGATGGAATCGCATCGCCTGCGCATGTTGCATCGCTACGGCCTCACGGGCTGGGAAGTGGCCTCCTCGCGGGCGCAGGTGGTGGATGCCATTATCATCCACGCCTATCGCATGGCGCTGGCGCGTTACCCGGACCGCGACAAGGTCAAGCCGGCCAATTTGGCTGTCTCCGTGATCGCGGTCGGCGGCTACGGCCGCGGCGAGTTGTGCCCGGAGTCCGACGTCGATCTGCTCATCCTGCACAACAAACAGAGCGATGACTTCGGCAAGTTCATGGCGCACGAGCTGGTCTATCTGCTCTGGGACATCAATCTGAAGGTGGGCCACAGCTATCGCACCGCGCAGCAGTGCCTGGCCTTTGCCATGGATGACGCTTCGGCGGAAAATGCCTTGCTTGACGCGCGCCTGCTCACCGGCAGCAAGGAACTCTGCGACGAGCTGCTGGGCATCATGGCGCGGCATTGGGCCGGCCAGTCGCGCAAGTTCGTCGAGCGCAAGCAGGAGGAGATTCGCGAGCGCTACGGCAAGCTCGGCGAGACCGTGTTTCTGCTGGAACCAAACGTGAAGGAGTCGCCCGGCGGCCAGCGCGACTATCACATGATGCATTGGCTGGCGCGCGGCGCATGGCAGTTGCCGGACGCGGAAGGGCTGGTGGGTCTCGGCGTGCTCTCCAAGGCCGAGTTCGAGCGCGCCCGCCGCGGCTATGACTGGATTTTGCGCGTGCGCAATGATCTGCACTACACCACCGGCCGGCGCATCGACCAGCTCAACTTCGCCGCGCAGTCCGACGTCGCGCGCAACCTCGGCTTCGCCGGGCTGGAACACATCCTGGCGCAGGAACAGTTCATGCGCCAGTATTTCCTCCACGCCGAGCATGTGCATCAGGCGCTGCGCCAGACCCTGGCCGCCGCGCTGCGCGAGAAGGGCAAGCGCCGCCAGCAGGTACTGGTCGAGCTGCCGCAAGGGCTGAACCTGCTGCGCACCGATGGGGAGTTGCGCCTGGCGGACGCCGGCGGCCCCAAGTTTCCCAACACGCCAGCCGACATGATGCGCGTCTTCAGCACCGCGCAACAGTTGCAGCTGGTTCCCGGCGAAGACATCATCAGCAGCGTGCGCACGCATCTGCCGCTGGTCCGCGGCCATTGGCACCGCGACCACGAGATGGCCTCGCTGTTTCTGAAGATTCTGCGCAAGCCCGGCGCCGTCGCTCCTGCGCTGCGCGCCATGCACTCCTCCGGGTTGTTGGGGAAGTATCTGCCCGAGTTCGGGCACGTGACCAAGCTGATGCAGTATGACCACTATCATCGCTACACCATCGACGAGCACACCCTGCACGCCATCGGCCTGCTCGATGAAATCTGGACCAATCCGCCGGCCTCGATGGAGCGCTACCGGGCGGCCACCTATCATATTCAGGACTCCGCCCCGCTCTATCTGGGACTGCTGTTCCACGACGTAGGGAAAGGTCTCGGCGGCGATCACTCTAATAAAGGTGCACAGCGCGCCATCGCGGCCTGCGAGCGGCTGGGCTTGCCCGCCGAAAAAGTCGCGCAGGTGGATTTGCTGGTCCGCCAGCATCTGATTCTTTCGCACCTCTCGCAACGCCGCGATCTCTCTGACCGGCGCGTGGCACAGCAGGTGGCCGAAGTGGTGCGCGACGAAGAGACGCTCTCCATGCTGACTCTGCTCACCTACGCCGACACGGCGGCGGTGGCGCCGGAAGTATGGAACGACTGGAAGAATTCGCTGCTCTGGGAGCTGTACGAAAAAACGCATCTGGAGTTGCTGGGCCGCGAAGCCGCCACTGCGCAAGAAGAGGAGCAGTTGCGCGAAATGCGCGCGCAGGTCTCGCGCCTGCTGATCGACTCCCCTGCTACTTCGGATGCCTCGCTTGGCGACCGCCCGAGCACGGCGGAACTGGCTCAAGTTTGGACCGATGGCCATCTGGCGCGGATGCCGCATCGCTACCCGCTGGGCATGAGGCCGGAACTGATCATGCGCCAGATCCTGTTGGCCCGCCGCGCCGTGAAAGGCGAGCCTGCCGTGGCCTTTCTGCCATTTCCCGAGCAGGGCTTCACCGTCCTGCTGCTATGTTGCCCCGATGTGCGCGGCTTGTTCGCGCGCGTAGCCGGCACGCTGGCCGCGCTGGAGGTGAACATCCTGGGCGCGCGTCTGGATACACGGCAGGACGGCATCGCCGTGGACATGCTCTGGATCTCCACACCGCGCGGCGACGCCATCGAGGAACCCGCCCGCCTACGGCGCATCGCGGCCACGCTCGAAAATGTTTTGAAGGGCGCGCAGTCGGTGGAAGAACTGGTTGGCCGCATGACGGAGCGTCCCGCGGCCCCGGCGCATCGCGCCCCGCGCATGACGCTCAACAACGAAATCTCCGACCAGTGTACGGTCATCGAAGTGCTCGGCGAGGACCGCCTCGGCTTCGCCTACAGCATCGCCACCTGTCTCAACCACCTGGGCCTGAACATCAATTTCGCCAAGCTCTCGACGGAAAAGTCCATGGCCTTCGACGTCTTCTACCTCACCGACGCGCAAGGCAAGAAAATACCTGAGGCAAGCTGGGGGGCTATTGTGGTAAAGGTGAATGAAGCGCTGCAACCCCCTGCGCCGGCGCCTCCCGCCTGA